The Deinococcus sonorensis KR-87 DNA window CAGCTTCGCACAGCGTGGGACAAGACGAACGGTGCGAACGCCTCGCTGTTCAGGATCAACGTGGGGCAGAGGCCCAAACTGCAGTGGCCCGGGCGTGGTGCTCGCGGACTGAGGTGCCATGGAAGGCATGCCCTCACCGTGTGGAGCTCATCGGCTGCTTCGTGGACGCCGGGAACATGGTGGTCCCGAATGAGGCTCACCCGATCGTGATCCGGCAGGCCGGCTGGCTGATCGACCCCGGTCCGGAAGGGGAAAGCGGCGGTGCCGGTGGTGCTGGACGTGGGGCCTCCTGCAGCCCCGGAAACACCGGCGCGCCGCACGCGTTATCCGACGGCACCGGGCAGGACCCCAGGGAGGTGAGAGCCCGGAGGGCCACACGTTCCACCGCCTCAAGCGACCGCTGCAGCCTGAACGGTGGTCCAAAGGTTCCGCGGATCAGGCGCGGCTCCGGACACCGGCGACGTCAAGGGCTGTCCATGCGCGCGGTCCCAGCCGACCCGCTGGCTCGCTTCGTGACCAGATGGCGACCGGGCTGAAGGCCGCGTGCAGCCGTGCTGCACGATGTCGCCGCGTCGGCAGACACCCCAGCCGCGCTGGCCGAAACCCTTCTTGACACCTCGACCTGCTCCTGTGGAGAAGCCCAACGTCCGAAGCAGCCGCACTGATTGAGTTAAGAAGGCAATGAAGGGTCGTTGGGGATGGCTTTGTCGGTCGTAGACCAAATAGACGGGTTCGGGAGCTCAAAAGATGTGATGCTGCCATTGCCCATTCCTTTTTGAAGTTCAGAGACAGCTCGGCGACCTTGATCAAGGAGATGCATGGTGAAGCGTTCACGTTCTTCTCGTTCGTTGCTGGCCCTGACGTTGCCCCTGGTATTGCTCGCGTGCGGGCAGCCCACTCCACCTGCTGACCCCACGGCTGAGGACAGCGAGGCGTTCACCTGGACAGCCGGCCCCGAGGATGTCGCGCGCCTGATGCCCGTGTTCTTTCCCGGCATTCGGACCCAGGACCTCTCGCTGACCTTGACGGCAACCAACGGCTACGGTCCGATCGAATTCAACACCAGCAATGGTGGGCGCAACGCCGGCGACGGCAACACGTTGACGCTGAATGAGAACATCTACACCCGGGGGCTGGGGGTGCATGCGGGGAGCGAGATCCACATCACCGGCAGCGGCTTCACCCTGCCGGCATGCAGTGTCTTCCAGGCCCGGGTGGGGGTCGACGACGAGGTCAACAGCAACGGGTCGGTGGTCTTCCAGGTCTATGCTGACGGGCAGCGGCTGTACGACTCCGGGGTGATGACCGGGACCAGCGCGGGCCAGCAGGTGTACGTGCCGATTGGCGGGAAGCACGACTTGCGTTTCGTGGTGACGAACGCGGGAGACGGCTCCAGCTATGACCACGCCGACTGGATCAACCCCACCATCTCCTGTCCACCGCAGTATGGTCAGGCGGGCACCGTGGACCGCTCGTACCAGGGGGGAGGCGCCACCAGCGTCGGAGGCGTGGCAGCCGCGCTCGACCCGGACAATACGGTGCTGCTGCTGCAACAGAACGGCACGTCCAACACCCTGGTGCGGGTGCAGGAAAACGGGCAGCAGTCTCAGGTGCAGCTCCAGCTGGCAGCGCGCGCAGTGGTGGTGCAACCGGACCACAAGATCCTGGTGGGTGGACAGCTGAACCATACGTTCGCCATCACCCGCTACAACCCGGACCTGACGGTCGATGCCACGTACGGGAAGGGCGGCAGCGTCATCACGAACCTCGCCATCACGCAGGACGGGTATACGTACGACGCGGGCATCAATGCGCTGGTGCTGCAGCCGGATGGCCGGCTGATCGCGGTGGGTTCCGCACCCGGCCTGTACTACCCCTCGCCCAGTCAACCGTCGATCACCTGGGTCGACGGGGGGAATTATGCGCTGGCCCGCTACACCAGCAGTGGTCAACTCGACCCGAGCTTCGGGACGGGCGGGGTGGTCAATTCTGGCTTCAGCCTTCCGCAGGACCCGGCCACGCGGTTCACCGAACACGCCAGGGCGGTGGCGCTCCAGCCGGACGGAAAGGTCGTGATCGGTGGGGTGAGATATCACGACAGTGAGGTGGACAGCACGGTGGTGCGGTTTACCAGCACCGGCAGTCTCGACACGGCGTTCCTCAAGGATCAGAACCATCAGGGCATCATCCGGGCCGCTTATTCCGAGTTCTCCGATGTGGCCGTGCAGCCGGACGGACATATCGTCGCTGTGGGCGCGACCGGCCGATTCACGACCACCGCACTTCTGGCTCGGCTCAACCCGGACGGCAGTCAGGACCGGCAGCTGCTCTACAGTTACAGTTCATCGTGCCGTGCCTACTGCCAGGATGCCTTCACCCACGTGCTGGCCCAGCCGGATGGCCGGCTGGTGATGACGGCCAACTACCAAGCCCCCGCCCCTGGGCTCCCTGACTTCAAACCGCTGCTGATGCGCTTCACGCCCAGCCTGAATTTTGACAAGACCTTTGGGGCCGATGGAAGTGGCGTGGTGGAGGGCGACGCCACGAATGAGGGCGATCCAGGGAAGTACACGTCGGTGCTGCAGCAGAAGGACGGCAAACTGATGGTCGTGGGCACCGCGTCCATCACCCGGTACTTCCCCTGAGACCCCGCATCGACGGGGCCAGGGCAATGCTGAACGGGTGAAGCGTTCCGCCCAGCATTGCCCTGGCCGCGCAGCACCAGCCGTGTCCTCCTGAACGGCCGCGGGACGCTTGTCGTTCACTTCTGTTCATGACGGCCATCAGCGGCCCGATCATCGGTGACCAGCACTGTTCGTGAATTCCAACGACACCGCTGGTGCAGATCGGGAATTGTCCCGGCGCGGTCTGGACGGCGAACGCACGGCGGTGCCCGATGTTCGGGCCGCCCCCCCGGGCGAGGCTCAGCGCGTTCGGCCCGTCTGCCCGCACCGGGACGCCTCCGTTGTTGCCTGCTCACCCCCAGACAGGTGATACACCCACCCTTCTCGCCAACGGAAGTCCTGCGCGATCAGGTCCTCGAGCGGCACCCCGTCAATCAGATGGTCGAACGCCCAGCGGGTCGCGACGTGGCCGATCACCAGAACCCGCTGATCACTCCACCCCACCCGGAGGTCCTTAAGGAACCGCCCCACACGGTTCACGGCCTGCCGCCAGCTTTCTCCGTTCGGATAGGGCACGTCCTGGTACCGTCGCCGGTTCTGGAGGACGGTCTGCGCCGGCTGTCCATTCAGCTCGCCGTAGTTGCACTCCCGCAACCGCCAGTCGTGCACCACCGTCAGGCCGCTGCCGCTCATGGCAATGTCGGCGGTTTCCACAGCCCGCCGGAGGTCCGAGACAAACACCACGGCCAGGTCATCATGTCGCCGGCGTTCGCCGAGTTCGTGGGCAAGCGTGCGTCCACGGGCGGAGAGGCGGCTGTGATGCCACCCGGACGCCACCCCACGGTCGTTCTCTTCGCTCCAGGAATGCGTCTTAAATACCAGGGAAATGGCCACGTCCGAAGTATCGGCTTCGACAGCCCAGGCAATCACCAAGAGCGGTTTCTTCCGCTGATGCCGTCATCCCCGGTTGCCTGCACCGTCAACTTCTGTGGGACGACCGTCCCACAGTTCCAGAGGCAACGCCAGCCGCTGGAGGAAGCGTCCACTGCCAGCGACACCCAGGCTCACAGCACACAAGAGCCGGACGGTCCACTCGCTGAGCCGCGCGTCTCCTGCGCCCATCGGCAGGGGGATGACCCGGAACGTGTTGAATGCCATGCCAGGAAATCTGGTCATCCTGCCGGCATGGGGCCTGCGCTGGTCTGCCCCAGCGTCGTGGAGTGCCGTAGCACCAGCACCCGACCACTGCACACCAGCGCTGACCGTCTGGGCTGAGCGGCATGCTCACTGAACGTCCTTCCCGCACCACTCCACTGGAGATTTCACAGTTTACTGAAAAGTCGTACACTTCTGTCATGTCGGATGAGTCCCCAGCGCCCGCCACGACCACGTCAGAAAGCGAGCAGTTCATGGAGCGGGCGGGCCTGCTGTTCGAGATGGTGGGCATGCCGCGCGCCGCAGGGCGTGTGCTGGGGGCGCTGCTGGTGGCCCCGCCACACGGACGGACACCCGCTGAGCTTGCCGCCTTGCTCCAGTCCAGCCGCGCCAGCATGAGTGGGGCGATCAAATACCTGACGCTGGTGGGCCTGATCGAACGGGCGCCGAATCCTGGTGAGCGCGCCGACCGCTTCCGGATGCGCCCCAACGCGTGGGCGATCCTGACCGAGCAGGGCAACCGGCGCATCCAGCCGCTGCACGAGCTGGCGCAGGAGGGCCTGCGGGCGCTGCCGACCGGAGGCGACCCCACGCCCCTGCGCGAGATGGAACAGTTCTACGCCTATGTCCTGCAGGTGTTTCCAAAGATGCTTGACGAGTGGCACCGCGTCCAGCGGCGCCCATCCTCCACCCCCTGAGGAGCAGTCATGAATGCCATCGAAACGAGCGACCTGAGCAAGCTGTATGCCCCCGGCGTGGGCCTCGACCGGCTGAACCTGCAGGTGGCGGCGGGTGAGATCTTCGGCTTTATCGGCCCAAATGGGGCGGGCAAGACGACCGCCATCCGCACCCTGATGGGGTTTCTGCGGCCCAGCGGGGGAAGCGGGCGCGTCCTGGGACACGATGTGTGGCAGGAGCGGGTCAAGGTTCACGCGCGAGTGGGGTACCTCCCCGGCGAGGTGCACCTCCCGGATCAGCACACCGCCCGTGAACTGATGCAGCGCAGCTGCACGCTGCGCGGCGGGGCCAGCATCGCGTACGGTCTTGAGGTGGCGCGGCGCCTGGACCTCCGGCTGGACGCCCGGTTGAGGACCCTCAGTAAAGGCAACCGGCAGAAGGTAGGGCTGACCCTCGCCCTGATGCACCGCCCGGAACTGCTGGTGCTGGACGAACCGACCGACGGTCTGGACCCGCTGGTCCAGGAGACGGTGCTGGAGCTGCTGCGCGAGGCGGGGAGCGAGGGCCGCGCCGTGTTCCTGTCCAGCCACGTCCTGAGCGAGATCGAGCAGGTCGCGGGGCGGGTGGGCATCATCCGGCGCGGCGAACTGATCCGGGTGGAGGGTGTCCAGGCGCTGAAAGCCAGCCTCCCTCAACAGGTGACGCTTCAGTTCGCCCGGACGCCCGTGGTCAATCTCGCGGCTCTGCAGGGCATGAGTGCCGGCGTGACGGAGGGGCTGGCGTTCCGGGGCTGGTGGCGCGGCAGTCCCGACCGGCTGATCCAGGCGCTGGCGAGTGAATCGCTGACCTCGCTGAGCCTCACGCCGTCCACCCTGGAGGCCGCCTTTCTGGACGAGTACCGCAATAAGCCGGTGCAGGGGACGGTGGAGCATGTGGCGTGAAGTCTGGAGGCAGGCCATGCAGGATGGCCGCCGCAGCCTGCTGTGGTGGGCGGTGGGCCTCGCCCTGTACACGGTGATGCTGCTGGCGTTCTTCCCGCTCCTGAAGGGGAACACGGCCATCGACGCCCTGATGAAGAGCCTGCCCGAATCGGTGCGGGCCCTGGCCGGCGACAACCTCGGCACGCCCGCCGGGTATGTGGGCGGCAAGCTGCTGAGCACCATGCCGATGCTGCTGACGCTGTTTGCCGTGCTGCAGGGCTCGGCGCTGATCGCGGGGCAGGAGGAGCGCGGGTGGCTGGAGTTCCCCCTGGCCCAGCCGCTGCCGCGCACGGCCCTGCTGCTGGGCCGCACCGTGGGGCTGCTGACCATGATGCTGGCCCTCGGCGCCGTGCTGTTCCTCAGCATCCTGCTGGCCGGGCAGCTGTTCCAGGCGCCACTGCCTGCTGGACAGCTGCTGGTGACGGTGGCGCTGCACATCCTCGGCGCGTGGCTGTTCGGGGCCCTGGCGCTCGCGATCGGCGCGGCGACGGGCCGCCCGGGGCTGGCCGTCGGCATCGGCGCGGGTCTGGGCATCGGGCTGGTGGTGCTGCAGGGCGTGGCCTCGCAGGTGCAAGTGCTCCGGGATCTGGCCTGGCTCAATCCCTGGAAATACGCCCTGAGCGATCTCCCGCTGGAACACGCGGTGAGTCCCACCCCGCTGCTGGTCTGCCTGCTGCTGGGCGGTGCGCTGGTCTGGATCGCCGCACGCCAGTTCAACTCCCGGGACCTGCGAGGGTAAGCACAGCCCACCGGTCAGGTTCAGGGCCTTGCTTCCACCCTGGGGAGGTTCCAGCCCGTTCCGCTGGGGGCAGGGCCCTTCCGCCTTGCCTTTGTCGAACGTGCTACGACGAAGGGCACGTCGTTCTCGTTGTAGGGGGCACGTCACACTCGGGCATGTCCATCTCGTTGCTTCACGGACCGTTCGCGCGGGTGTGGTGGGCCGGGCTGATCAGCATGACCGGCAACTGGATGCTCGCCGCCGCCCTTCCCGCGTACGTGTACCTCGCCACCGGCTCGGTGCTCGCCTCCAGCCTGCTGTTCTTCGCGTCCGTGGCGCCGCACGTGCTGCTCGGCTCACTCGCGGGCGCCGTTGCGGACCGCGTGGACCGGGTCAGGCTGATGACCGGGCTCAATCTGCTCGCCGCCGTGAGCGTCCTGCCGCTCCTGCTGGCCGCGCCCGGCCTGATGTGGCCGGTGGTGCTGGTGTGTGTGCTGGAGACCCTCGTGACGCTGCCGCTCGGCCCGGCTGAGAACGCCCTGCTGCCCACGCTGGTGCCGTCCACGCACCTGCCCCGCGCCAACGCCCTCAACGCCCTGAACAACAACGTCGCGCGGCTGCTCGGGCCCGCACTCGGGGGGCTGGTGCTCGCCCGCGTGGGGCTGCCTACGGTCGTGCTGCTCGACGTCGCGTCCTACCTCGCCGCGGCCGCCCTGCTGTGGCCGCTCATGCGGCCTCCCGCCTCCCGCCCGGCCGTCCGGATCGACTTCACAGCGGTCCGGCAGGCCGGGCGGGCGCTCGTGACCGTCTCCGGTGAGGGGCTGCGTCTGGCCCGGCAGGTGCCGGCATTGCGGCTGCTGCTGTTCACCACGGCCCTCGGTGGACTTGGGGAGGGCCTGTTCGCGGTGCTGCTCGCCCCGTTTGTCACCAGCGTCCTGCATGGAGGCGAGGGCGCGTACGGACTGATCCTCAGTGCCCAGGCGGTGGGCGGGCTGATCGGTGCGGCGGTGATGACGCCGCTGGCCGGACGCTGGTCACCCGTAACGCTCGCCGCCACAGGCGCGGTGGGCCTTGGCGTGATCGACGCCCTGATCTTCACGTCCCCGCTGGTGCTGACCGGCGTGTGGCCCGCGCTGCTGCTGATGGTTCTCGCCGGACTGCCCGCGAGCGCCGCCGGTGTGGGCTGGACCACCCTGATGCAGCGCATCACCACGGACGAACGGCGGGGTCAGGCCTTTGGGCTTTCCGCGCAGGTGTCGGCGCTGAGCGTCCTGGCCGGGACCGGCCTCGCCAACGTCGCACGAACCCCGGACGCGATCCTGCCGGTCATCTCGGTGCACGCCGTGACGCTGCTCGCATCAGGCGTGGTCGTCGCGCTGCGGCGGCGCGTCCTCGAAGTCCCGCCTGCCGACGTCCCCCGAGCGCCAACGGAGCGCCTGCCAGGCTGAGCGTCCTACCCTTCCTCCTGCAGCGGTGCGACAGCGAGGCGCAGCAGGTACGGGCGACCATTCGCCAGTGCGCCGCCGTAACGCTGCCGCAGCGCGAACAGCTCACGCTGCAATGCCTTGGCCTGCGCCTGGTCGAGGTACAGCACGCCCCAGGAATCCCACACCGCCGGCTGCTCGTCCGACAGCAGGTCCATGAAGAACGCGTTCTCCTGCTCCCCGGGCGCCGGACGGGGCTCGACGTTCTCCGACACGTGCCCGCCCGGCTCGCGGTACACATGAAGGCCCAGCGGCCGACCCCGTCGCCCGGCCGCCTCCACCCAGGCCGCGCCGATGCTGCGCGACAGGCGCCGCTGCGCGCCCTGGAACAGCACGTCCCCGAGCTGCTGATCAGACTCGAGCGGCGTGACGTCAAAGGGAATGAACAGCGACCCAGGCGCCCGGTACAGCGGCATCGGACGGCCCCGCCTGGGCTGCTCGCCCACCCGGACAAGCAGACCGAAGTGAACGAACTGGCGGATGCGTGACGTCATGGTGGTCAGCGGCACCCCCACCTCATGGGCGGCGTCCTGCGCGGTTCGGCTGGCGCCCAGGAATGGCGCGAGACTCGCGCGGACCACGGGATCAAGCAGCCGCCTCGCCGCGTGAGGCGAGACCACCACGAGCTGGTCAGCGCGGACAGGAAACACCGCTCCACCATACCGGAAGACGGCGGTTTGCCCGGAAGCGGACGCGGTGGGCAGGATGGACAGGCGTCGCCCGAACGGTCCGGTCATGGATGGGGCCGACGTCAACTTGGCAATTGGCTACTGTACGGGTCTGCAGACGACCGCCCCCGTGACGGTGACCGTCCGAGCTGACTTCCGGTGCTCTGGAGTGACGCCATTGAGCTGGACGGAGACCGCGGGGTCATCCGGGGCGCGTTAACTCCAGGTGGAGGTCATCGAAGGCAGATGGACAGGAGGGCACCGCAGGCGGCAGGCAGATCGGTGCGGGCACGATCCCATTGATCTCTAGGTGAGCGATGACAGAACACAGCGCAGAGTCCCCGGCTGGCCAGGCAGCGGCGATGCGTTCCAAGGGCCAGGTCCCGCAGGCTGCGTATGCTGTCGACATGACGGCCAGGGAGAGTGCGCTCCTGCAGTTCTTGAGGCGTCATGGCACCTTCGACGGCTGGCAGGAATCGTGGAACAGCGTTCCGCTGGCCTTTCGGGTTGGCCTGACGCACGCGTTGCCTCCTCGCGACTTCATCGCGTCGGTCCGCACCCTCGTGCTGCGCGGTGATGATGTGTTGCTGGTCCATGCCGAGGTGCCGATCCTGACGCTGGGGGGTCGGCCGGAAGCGGGAGAAACGTTGCACGAGGCGCTGATTCGTGAGGTGGCGGAAGAGAGTGGCTGGCATGCTCGTCCGCTGAGCATCATCGGGTTCATTCACGCGCAGCACCTCGATGAGCAACGGCCCGCCTGGGGTCGGCCGGCGCCACACTTCGTGGATGTGGTGTTCGCATCGGAAGCACTCGAGTTCGCGCCGGGGCGACAGGATGCTGGCGAGTGGCCGTGCGAGTTCATTCCTGTTGCGGCGGTTCACGAGGCCGGTGTCCACCCGATCGACGCGACGCTCTAGCAAGCCGCCGTGGCCTGTCGCAATGGAGCGCCGAACAGGGGTGACCACCCTCTCGAATGAAGGCGCCGCTGCAGGTGATCCAACCTGTCTAGGGCAAGCTGCCGTCGCCCCGTCGTGAGACGGGGCCGCTGCGCCCAGCGGCCCTCACCGGCTGATGTGCAGCCGGAGGCGCCTTCCACACCGCCCCCATCCTTCCGTTGAGCCTGCGGGAGCAGGATGACTCGTCCACGTACACCTGCGCCCTGGTCATCACAGGCCACTCAGTGCGCTGCGGCTCCCGGTTCATCAGGCATGCCCGTCTGAGTCGAACGCACGGTGCTGATGGCCAGCAGGTTCCAACCGAGGCAGCCGCATACGGAAGCCCCATTCGTGGCATAAACCCACCGGGACGGTCAGCCGCAGGGTGCGGCCCTCAGCACCCAGGTGCAAACCTCGCTTCTGATCCACCGCTGTCTACCGACATTCCGGGGACGAACCCCATGTTCTCCCAGAGGGGCTTCAAAAGGTCACGTTGATCGAGACCCCAATTCTGGAGAAGTACGTGCCAAACCGGTAATAGATATCTGTGCCGCCAGGGAGGAAGCCCTGAATACGGAAGGCAGCCTGTGCGACGGGCATCTCCGGTCCCGGCGCCTGCGCGTAGAAGCGCACATGGCGTTTCGTGACGTGGCCATCCCCGTAGGCTTCGCCCAGATTCTGGGCGACCGTATTATGCAGGTCATCATCCGCCAGACCCAGGTCTGCGATCGGGGCCTGCACGGGTGGATCAACGGTCATGGACAGCACGGCATCCACCCAGGTGCCGTTGGGCACTACCTCGGGCACGCCAAGCAACGTCGCCGTGAGCTTCAGCGGTTTCTCGGTGACATGCAGCGGCGCGCTGGCAAGGTCGCGCCCGTTCTGACTGGCCACCACGGTGTAATCCTGCTCCAGCAGCAGCTCATTGGGATATGGGTCGTCTGCCGTGAGCCGACTCGCGAACAACTGGAGTTGGGCGTCGCCGTTGCCAGCCACCAGAGGCGTCTGCAGGTCCAGCGGCGACACGGTGAAATTCGGGTACGTGGGGGAGGCGTGGTACACCAGCCGGAGATTCACTGGGCCGGCAGGGAAACCGGTCAGATGGGCCTTCAGGGCTGTTCCATGCAGGTGATACAGCTCCAGACTGGCCCTGTCGAGGGTGAGGTGCGGTTGGGTGGTGGCCTGGCAGGAGATGGTGGGGTTCACCCAGTCGGCGTGATCGTAGAAGTTCCCGTCTCCGGCATCCGTGACACGCAAGCTGAGGCTTGACTTCCCGGTCAGGTCAGCCGTGAGGGTCTTCGGCCCGTCGCTGCCGCGCACCACTCCACTATCGGTCAACTTCTTCCCGTCCGCCCAGACCTCGAACACCACCGAGCCCTTGGTGCCAACCTCGTCGTCAATGCCCACCGTCGCGGTGAAGCTGGTGCAGGTCGCCCCTGCGCTGGCCAGGCTGTAGCGGAGTTCCGAGGTGGAGTGCACGCCGTAGCCTTTGGCATAGACCTGCCCGCCAATGGTCAGGGGATTCCCGTCCAGCTGCTGCCGACCGCCATTGCTGCGGTTGACTTCAATCGGTCCCCAGCCGCTGCTGGCGTACGTGGGCTTTTCGTAGCCCAGGGTATTGGTGCCGGGCGTCAGGCTGAGGGCCGAGAGGGCGCTGGACGTCCACGGCTGGGAGGGGTGGGCGGCGTACTCGGCGGCGTACGGGTCGGTGGGCGAGGTGGCCTGCTGACCGCAGGCAGCGAGCAGCAGGGAGAGGGCCAGCAGGGCAGGCTTCTTCATGAATTCCTCCTGGCCCGACAGCGCGGCGTCGGATGAGGGCAACAGGCCAAGCCAACCTTAACCTTTCCCCCGAACGGATGCCGCGCAGATGCTTGTGTTCCTGATCACCTTGCCTTGCCCTTACCTTCATGTGTAGGACGAAGCGTCACAGGGTTGGGAAGACGGGCCTGCTGCCGACGGCTGTGGTTGGAACATGCTGGTTGGTGTGGGTTCTCCTCCACGCTCAGTCCAGGCCTACCCGCTGCCGGTAGGCGGCGACGGGCCACGCTCGTCCACCCCCCTGGCGCACCCACTCGATGTCCCCGGATGCCGAGCGCTGGAACTGAAGGGGCTCGCCGACCGCACCGAACCCGGCTTCCGGTACCGGCATCAGCGTTTCGGTGTCCACCACGGTCCATTCCGTGACGCTCAGGGTCGGGTCGCCCTGGGGCGTGAGGGAGACCAGGCGGCCTTCCAGGTTCACTACATCAAACACGCCCCAGTCGGTGGCAAAGCGCCCGGTGAACCGGTCCAGGTCAACACCAGGCGCGTCAGTACCCTCCTTCATCGGCGGGTTCATCGCCAGGTCGATCAGCTTGATGATGTTCGTTGCCCATTCCGTGGCGGGGCCGCCCAGGCAATTCGTGAGGACCGACACGGTCAGGCCGGAGTTCGGGTCGACCCACGTCTGCGTGATGTGCCCCGGGAAGCCGCCCGAGTGGCCCACCACCGTGCGGCCCCCGATCTCCTCCACGATCAGGCCCAGCCCATACCAGCGCTTCACTGGGCGAGTGATCTCGGATTCCCGGCGCTGCATCAGGCGCCGCGAGGCGTCCGTGAGCAGCTCGGCGCGTCCGAGGACATGCACAGCGAAGAAGGCCGTGACGTCTTCCGCCGTGCCGTAAAAGCCGGTGGCTGCCGCCATCGCCCGGGTATCCGAGGACGGCAGCACCCGACGGGGATCATTGCCGGCCAACCGACCGCTGTGCCCGGCGGCCAGCTCGGCCTCGCGTTCCACAGGCAACTCCGGCCCCAGGTGGGTGAGCCCAAGTGGCCCGATCACGTGCGAGGCCATGTACTCCGCGTACGACTGGCCGCTGGCCGCCTCAAGCACTAGCCCCAGCAGCGAATACCCCATGTTCGAGTACTTGAAGTACTGGTCCGGCGGATATACCAGCTCGGCGCGGCACAGGGCAATCAGGGCCTCACGGTCGGGAAAGGCGTGGAGCTGCTGCCAGTAATCACTGTCCGCCCCGTCGCGGTTGATCCCGGACTGGTGTCCCAGCAGGGCCCGCAGCGTCAGCGCCGCAGCGGGCGAGCCGGCCAGCTCCGGCAGCCAGCGACCAGCCGGGTCGTCCAGGCGCAGCACGCCACGCTCCGCGAGCTGAAAGATCGCCGTCGCCGTGAAACTCTTGGAGTGGGAGGCAATTCGAAACAGGTGCTGCGGGGTGAGCGGCTGCCCGGTGGCCTCGTTCGCCACGCCCAGCGCAAACGATGCGGCCAGCTGATCTCCGACCCGCACCGCGACCTGAACGCCAGGGACCCGCGCCAGGTCCCGCTGGTAGTCCAACCACGATGGAAGGTAGGAGCTCAGGGCACGGACCGTATCCAGGAGAGGCATGCCTCTACGGTAGC harbors:
- a CDS encoding serine hydrolase domain-containing protein; the protein is MPLLDTVRALSSYLPSWLDYQRDLARVPGVQVAVRVGDQLAASFALGVANEATGQPLTPQHLFRIASHSKSFTATAIFQLAERGVLRLDDPAGRWLPELAGSPAAALTLRALLGHQSGINRDGADSDYWQQLHAFPDREALIALCRAELVYPPDQYFKYSNMGYSLLGLVLEAASGQSYAEYMASHVIGPLGLTHLGPELPVEREAELAAGHSGRLAGNDPRRVLPSSDTRAMAAATGFYGTAEDVTAFFAVHVLGRAELLTDASRRLMQRRESEITRPVKRWYGLGLIVEEIGGRTVVGHSGGFPGHITQTWVDPNSGLTVSVLTNCLGGPATEWATNIIKLIDLAMNPPMKEGTDAPGVDLDRFTGRFATDWGVFDVVNLEGRLVSLTPQGDPTLSVTEWTVVDTETLMPVPEAGFGAVGEPLQFQRSASGDIEWVRQGGGRAWPVAAYRQRVGLD